ACAATTGCCTAGATAGACACCTTACAACTTGGCGTAAGAATAAAGCTGCACTGATTTGGGAAGGCGAACCTGGGGATTCCAGGACGCTGACATATGCCCAACTCCATCGGGAAGTTTGCCAGTTTGCCAATGTGCTGAAACAATTGGGAATTCAAAAAGGCGATCGCGTCGGTATTTATATGCCAATGATTCCCGAAGCGGCGATCGCAATGTTAGCCTGTGCGAGAATTGGCGCACCTCACAGTGTAGTCTTTGGTGGTTTTAGTGCGGAAGCTTTACGCGATCGCTTAATCGATGCTGAGGCTAAATTGGTAATCACTGCTGATGGTGGCTGGCGCAAAGATGCGATCGTTCCTCTCAAGGTACAAGTAGACAAAGCTTTAGCAAATAACGCTGTCCCCAACGTGAAAAATGTGCTTGTCGTCGAACGTACAAAGCAACAAACTCATATGGAACCAGGACGCGACCATTGGTGGCACGATTTACAAAAAGGTGTGTCAGCCGATTGTCCCGCCGAACCAATGGATAGCGAAGATTTGCTGTTTATTCTCTACACTTCTGGTAGTACTGGCAAACCCAAGGGTGTGGTGCATACAACGGCTGGGTATAACTTATATACCCACATGACCACAAAATGGATCTTTGATTTGCAAGATACAGATGTATATTGGTGTACTGCCGATGTCGGTTGGATTACAGGACATAGCTACATTGTTTACGGCCCCCTTTCCAACGGTGCAACAACGCTGATGTATGAAGGTGCGCCTCGTGGTTCTAATCCTGGCTGTTTCTGGGATGTGATTGAAAAATACGGCGTCAACATTTTTTATACTGCACCTACAGCAATTCGCGCATTTATTAAGATGGGCGAACACCATCCCAAATCACGCAATTTGTCGTCCTTGCGTTTGCTGGGAACAGTTGGCGAACCAATTAATCCAGAAGCTTGGATGTGGTATTACAAAGTCATTGGTGGCGAACGCTGTCCGATTGTCGATACTTGGTGGCAAACGGAAACTGGCGGTATCATGATTACACCCCTACCAGGCGCAATTCCCACCAAACCCGGTTCAGCAACTCTTCCCTTCCCTGGCATTCTCGCAGATATCGTAGATTTAGAAGGTAACTCTGTACCCAACAACCAAGGTGGTTATTTAGCAGTACGCCATCCTTGGCCGGGAATGATGCGCACAGTTTACGGCGATCCCGATCGCTTCCGCCGTACCTACTGGGAACATATACCCCCGCAAGATGGCAAGTATACTTATTTTGCTGGTGATGGGGCAAGAAGAGATGAAGACGGTTACTTCTGGGTAATGGGACGGGTAGATGATGTACTGAATGTATCAGGTCATCGCCTGGGAACAATGGAAGTAGAATCCGCCTTGGTATCCCATCCGGCGGTTGCAGAAGCAGCGGTAGTTGGTAAACCAGATGAACTTAAAGGTGAGGAAGTAGTCGCTTTTGTGACTTTAGAAGGTACTTACCAGCCCAGTGAAGATTTGAGTAAAGAACTCAAGCAACACGTTGTCAAAGAAATTGGCGCGATCGCTCGTCCTGGTGAAATTCGCTTTACAGACGCTTTGCCAAAAACGCGATCGGGTAAAATTATGCGGCGATTGCTGCGAAATCTTGCTGCTGGTCAAGAAGTAGCTGGCGATACCTCAACTTTAGAAGACCGCAGTGTATTAGATAAGCTGCGTGAAGGAGCGTAACTTATTCAATAGTCAAGAGTCCATAGTCAAAAGTCAAAGTACGAATAACCAATAACTAATGACTCACTGTGGAACATTTGACACATCATTGCCAGTCAATAAATATTGAGGTGTGTTTGCGATCGGCTAACGCACCTCAATTTATCATAGGGATCGGAACACTCTTGAGGGATTGAGGCAATGAAGCTGAACAACGGATTTAAATCAGTATTTGTTCAACCTCTTAGTTACATAACACTGAGTATCATAACTACAATTTTGATTTCACCCTCAGTATTAGCCGTAACTGCACAAAATTATTTACATTCTCCTAAAACTTCTGCTGACAAATTCACTGGGCAAGAAAACTTTAAGACTAGAGAGCAAAAATTAGCACAGCTTGAAGACTCAGTTGTTCAAGAGCGATCGCAGTTTATTCAACAAGCGAATGCTTTATACAGCCAAGGCAATTTTAAAGGTGCAGAGGAAAGTTTGCGTAAATTCCTCAAAAAATTCCCCGAAGACTCTTTTGGACACTTTCAACTCGGAAATGTACTGTTTCAGCAAAAGAGATTAGACGAAGCAATTAGTTCCTATCAAGAAGCCCTCCGCCTCAAGCCAAAATATGCCTTAGCTTACAATGCGATCGGCATTGTTTATGCCAGCCAAAGCCGCTGGGATGAAGCAATGGTTGAATATCGCAAAGCTTTAGAAATTAATCCTGATTATGCTGATGCATTAACTAATTTAGCACTGTCACTGTGGCAAACAAATAAGCGAGACGAGGCTTTAGCTTCTCTCACAAAGGCTTTAAATATCTTCAAATCACAAAATAGAAAAGAAAAAGCTTATCAAGTTGAGCAAATTTTGCAACAGATAAAAAATTCCGATAATCCTGGTGTTTCATAACAATCAAATTAATTCTAACGCTCTTTGATGTTAAAGCATCAGAATGTTTTGCAGAATTTGCAGAAAAACTCTGGATTTAGCTTATCTTAATTAAACAAAATAAAGCAACAGATGGATAGGGGCACAACATTGTTGTGCCCTTATAAAATTGTCAATAAAATGACCGAATTTCTTAATTCAAATATGGCAAAACAGTGGCGTTTAGCCAAAGTTGAATCTACATAAATTTTTTAAATCTCAGTCTAAAATAAAATTTAGATAAACCCTTGGTTAAAGCCTATGACTTCCCTATCGGCATTAACTTTACCTGACCACACTCAGCTACCAGATTCAGATGGTACTTTCGTGAGCCAGTCGCTTGCGAGGGTTCCCCCCGTTGTGCGAACTGGCGCGAAAAATCTTCAGGAGCATCCCCAAAGTATACTAATTACAGATTCAATTAAACCTGTCTTAGAACAACTGCATCCTGACGGTCAATATTGTATTGGACAAGATTCTGGTATCTACTGGCGATTAACAGATCCGCCAGAAAAAGGTGCGGAAGCGCCTGATTGGTTTTATGTACCAAATGTACCGCCAACTCTCGATGGCAAAATGCGGCGTTCTTACGTGCTGTGGAAAGAGTATGTTGCGCCGTTGATTGTGTTGGAATTTGTCTCTGGAGATGGCGCAGAGGAAAGGGATAGAACGCCGCCATCTCAAGGGGAAGCAGGAAATGTTGGCAAGTTTTGGGTCTACGAACAAGCAATTCGCGTCCCCTATTATGGAATTTACGAAGTTGCAAAGGCGCAGGTTGAAGTTTATCACCTGGGAGATAATGCCTATCAACTAATGACACCCAACGATCGCGGCCACTACCCCATTGCACCATTAGGGGTAGAGTTAGGAATCTGGCAGGGATTGTATCAAAATGCCGAGTTACCTTGGTTGCGCTGGTGGGATGCACAAGGAAATTTATTATTAACAGGTGAGGAACGCGCCATAATTGAACGAGAAAAGCGGGAGCGAATTGTCGAAAAGTTGCGTAATCTCTCGCCTGAACAACTCAAGGCTTTAGGAATTGACTCGGAAATGTTGGAATAGGATGACACTACATCATTCACAATTAGATAAAACAAAACTCAGGCGGACGCTGCTGAAAAAACGGCAATCAATGCACACAAATGAGTGGAGAGAAAAAAGCGATCGCATCTGTACGCAACTGCAAACCTCTACTTTATTTACTCAAGCAAAAACCATACTTGCTTATTTCAGTTTTCGCCAAGAACCTGACCTGAGTCCGCTATTTACAGATAATAAATACCGTTGGGGATTTCCGCGTTGTGTAGGCAAATCTATGCATTGGCACTTCTGGAATTCTGAAGATAGTTTAGCTATCGGTAGTTATGGTATCAGCGAACCCCATCCCCACGCGCCAGTTATCAAGCCAGAAGAAGTTGATTTAATTTTAGTTCCTGGTCTGGCTTGCGATCGCCAAGGATATCGCTTAGGCTATGGCGGCGGCTATTACGATCGCTTGCTGAGTTCTCCAGAATGGGCAACAAAGCCCACTATCGGAATTGTGTTTGATTTTGCTTATATACCCCAAATACCTGTAGAACATTGGGATAAACCCTTACATTTTGTTGCTACGGAAACTAAATTGAGCAAACTATAAAATTCGGTTTTTACAGAAATTTTGAGGCTATCTTCTTGCCCCATCATAATCAACAATAGAAACCAAGCAGATGATTAATTGGCAAAATCACAAATCAGAACTGAAAATATTAGGAATATATGGGCTATTGGGAGCGATCGCAATCCTCACACTGTTCCCCTTACTGTGGTTAATCAGTACCTCTCTCAAATCACCCACAGAAAATATTTTACAGTCACCACCGCAGTTATTACCCAGTCAACCAACGTTAGATAATTTCTCTAGTGTTTGGCAGTCTCTACCTTTTGCCCAGTACTTGTATAACAGTACTTTAGTAGCGGTACTTACTGTTATTTTAAATCTGCTTTTTTGTGCTTTAGCCGCTTACCCTTTAGCAAGATTATCATTTCCTGGGCGAGATTGGATTTTTATCGGGATTGTTTCCACGATTATGATTCCCTTTCAAATCGTGATGATTCCTCTATATATTTTGACAGTCCAAATAGGTTTAAGAAACACTTATTTGGGTATGATTTTTCCGAGTTTAGCTTCTGCCTTTGGCATCTTTTTGTTACGCCAAGCCTTCATGAGCGTTCCTAAAGAAATAGAAGAAGCTGCCCGTATGGATGGCAGCTCCGAGTTAGGTTTGTGGTGGTATATTATGTTGCCAGCCATTCGTCCGGCACTTGTGACTCTGGCTATTTTCGTCTTTATCGGTTCTTGGAGTGACTTTCTTTGGCCGTTAATTATTATTCAAGACGAAAATCTCTATACTCTTCCCCTAGGAGTCGCAAAGCTTGCAGGTACTTTTTCTCTTGATTGGCGTTTGGTAGCTGCTGGTTCGGTAATATCTATTGCCCCTGTATTGGTACTTTTTCTCTTCTTGCAACGCTATATCGTACCTACGGAAACTGGTAGTGGGGTTAAAGGTTAAACAATTCAAAATTCAATATTATAAATTCTCTAAATTCCCACAACAGTTGGAGTTTGAATTCATAATGTTGAACTTTGTCTCATCTTGAGATAGGCGCACCCTAATTGGTAAGAGTGGCAACAACATTAATAAGCACCGCTTTTTAAAAGCACTACATGAATAGTCTTGAGAATTAGACTCAGGTCGTAACCTACAGACCACTTACGTTGATAATCGATATCCATGCTGACGATAGTTTCAAAATCGTTAATGCTGGAACGACCGTTTGCTTGCCATTCGCCAGTCATACCTGGCTTGACTCGCAATCTTTCCCAGTGGTGTGGTTCGTAGTTGATTACCTCATCAGGGGTAGGTGGACGAGTGC
The genomic region above belongs to Calothrix sp. NIES-2098 and contains:
- a CDS encoding acetyl-CoA synthetase, with the protein product MSQPTIESILQETRLFTPAAEFSQNAHIKSLEDYQRLYDKAKADPQKFWAELAETELHWFQKWDTVLDWQPPFAKWFVGGKTNISYNCLDRHLTTWRKNKAALIWEGEPGDSRTLTYAQLHREVCQFANVLKQLGIQKGDRVGIYMPMIPEAAIAMLACARIGAPHSVVFGGFSAEALRDRLIDAEAKLVITADGGWRKDAIVPLKVQVDKALANNAVPNVKNVLVVERTKQQTHMEPGRDHWWHDLQKGVSADCPAEPMDSEDLLFILYTSGSTGKPKGVVHTTAGYNLYTHMTTKWIFDLQDTDVYWCTADVGWITGHSYIVYGPLSNGATTLMYEGAPRGSNPGCFWDVIEKYGVNIFYTAPTAIRAFIKMGEHHPKSRNLSSLRLLGTVGEPINPEAWMWYYKVIGGERCPIVDTWWQTETGGIMITPLPGAIPTKPGSATLPFPGILADIVDLEGNSVPNNQGGYLAVRHPWPGMMRTVYGDPDRFRRTYWEHIPPQDGKYTYFAGDGARRDEDGYFWVMGRVDDVLNVSGHRLGTMEVESALVSHPAVAEAAVVGKPDELKGEEVVAFVTLEGTYQPSEDLSKELKQHVVKEIGAIARPGEIRFTDALPKTRSGKIMRRLLRNLAAGQEVAGDTSTLEDRSVLDKLREGA
- a CDS encoding TPR repeat-containing protein, with the translated sequence MKLNNGFKSVFVQPLSYITLSIITTILISPSVLAVTAQNYLHSPKTSADKFTGQENFKTREQKLAQLEDSVVQERSQFIQQANALYSQGNFKGAEESLRKFLKKFPEDSFGHFQLGNVLFQQKRLDEAISSYQEALRLKPKYALAYNAIGIVYASQSRWDEAMVEYRKALEINPDYADALTNLALSLWQTNKRDEALASLTKALNIFKSQNRKEKAYQVEQILQQIKNSDNPGVS
- a CDS encoding 5-formyltetrahydrofolate cyclo-ligase, whose translation is MTLHHSQLDKTKLRRTLLKKRQSMHTNEWREKSDRICTQLQTSTLFTQAKTILAYFSFRQEPDLSPLFTDNKYRWGFPRCVGKSMHWHFWNSEDSLAIGSYGISEPHPHAPVIKPEEVDLILVPGLACDRQGYRLGYGGGYYDRLLSSPEWATKPTIGIVFDFAYIPQIPVEHWDKPLHFVATETKLSKL
- a CDS encoding binding-protein-dependent transport systems inner membrane component, encoding MINWQNHKSELKILGIYGLLGAIAILTLFPLLWLISTSLKSPTENILQSPPQLLPSQPTLDNFSSVWQSLPFAQYLYNSTLVAVLTVILNLLFCALAAYPLARLSFPGRDWIFIGIVSTIMIPFQIVMIPLYILTVQIGLRNTYLGMIFPSLASAFGIFLLRQAFMSVPKEIEEAARMDGSSELGLWWYIMLPAIRPALVTLAIFVFIGSWSDFLWPLIIIQDENLYTLPLGVAKLAGTFSLDWRLVAAGSVISIAPVLVLFLFLQRYIVPTETGSGVKG